Within the Bacillus sp. FSL K6-3431 genome, the region TTTGGCTTTACGCCAAAAGATATAGCCATCGTCATTACAGGTAGTGGGATTGTTGGAGCTATTGCACAGGTCTTGTTGTTTGATCGAATTGTAAAATATATAGGTGAAATTAATCTTATCCGCTACAGTTTAGGTATTTCAACCATTCTTGTACTTTTGATGACATATGTGAGTTCATATTTCTCTATTTTATTGACGACATTCGTTCTATTCGTTGGATTTGATTTAATACGTCCGGCCGTTACTTCATACTTATCAAAAATTGCAGGCAATGAACAAGGATTTGTCGGTGGTATGAACTCCACTTTTACAAGTATAGGCAATATTTTCGGTCCGATCATCGGGGGCGTGCTATTTGACATTAACCTGAACTTCCCTTATTATTTTGCCTTTATCGTCTTGTTACTTGGTACCATTATTGCTCTTTTTTGGAAGCTACCGAAACATATAACGCTATGATTTTCTTGAGGTGGGCATTTATAGTAACTCTTTGTACGTAAGATTAATATCCGTTCAAAAAGCACACGCCTTTTTACATAAGCGTATGCTTTTTGAAAATAACGGCAAACTATACCTAGAAATTACTCCACTATTCCGATAATACTTAGAATGTATTGCTTTTCATTTTATCATACCCGACTTCTCTCATCATTTCATTGCCTTTTCTTCCTCAATACGAACTAATTCTGCTTCATGTTTTTCCCGCAAAATTGTATTTAAATCAAGCTGATCTTCGTTCACGAGTTCAAATAATGCTCCATCAATGGCACCCATAGCTCCATTATCATATTCTGAAAAGTTTTCAGGTGGATTAGCTACAGGAAGAGAATAGAGTGCCTCCATATTCCGGTTCTTCCAAATGTCCCCTTCCATTTCCAATGCTTTTTCTTTTGCACGATCATCTTCATATAAATGCGGAAATGGAACAGAAAGTGGGCCTTTCGTAAAGGTATTGTTCAATATCTGTTCATCAGTAAACCAAAAGTCAAATACTCGCATCACTTCTTCCTTGTATTCACTTGTGGAACTTACTCCCATTGCCCATCCTCTGGAAGGGACGCCATTTTCTGGTTCAGGATATGTTGCGATATCCCAGTTTATATTTGCGTCTTCATTTGGTTTACTGAAAAATTGTGCAACCATAGCCAATTTTCCTTGCTCAAACAATTCAGTCCAGCCTCCCTCTTCCCAGTGCTCCGGAATATAAGGATTTCCATGAATGGAATAGGCCTTTTTATATAAATCGAAGTATTCTCTTATTTGTTCATTATCTGTCCATACTGGTTCATCTGTCTCTGGGTCAACAAAGTTTTTTACTGTCCAAAATATGGGAGCTTCATGTTTGGGCATATATAAACCCTGATACTCAGTACCATCTCGTTCACCAGTCACTTTTTCTGCCAAGTCAATAACTTGCTCCCAATTCATCCCATCATCGGGATAGTCAACACCAAATTTATCAAAAATATCCTTATTATACAAGAGCGCAAAACGGCTAGTCATCACGGGTAGAGTCCATAACTCCCCATTAGAGGCCGATGTCCATTCAGCCAGATGGTTTGGGTCAAACCGTGAAATATCAAAGTTGGATTTATCAATTAGTTCTGTCATATCATAAGTCAATTCGTACTCTGCTGCTTCCTTAAGACCTCCCTTATTCCAAAACCACAAAATATCAGGACTGTTCCCTGCTGCGATCAATTCTTCATAGCTACCTTCTACATTTTCAAATGTAATATGAGGAAATTCTTCTTCTGCTGGTTTAATAAACGCATCGATAAAGGCTTGGTCTTTACCAAAATGTACTTTTAACGTTATCGGCTCCAAATCTCCATTATCTGGGGAATCAGTTTTCGTTTTAGACGTACATCCTGAAACAATAACCACAGCACAAAGTATCATGCACATAAATAGAGAATAGCGCATACCAAAAAAGTATTTCATTAATTACATACCCCCATCTTAGAATCTAATCAATACCATTTTCTAATCCATGTCTTCTAATTGTTCTCTTAACTCCCATTTTTGAAATCGGTTTCAAAAATAGCATCACCTCCAAAAATATATTCTTACTTGAAACCGGTTGCAATAAATATAATGCTAATTTTTTTCGATGTCAACCAGTTATTGGAAGATTCTATTAATCAGTATTAATGAACTAGCCGGAAAGTTGTCAACTAATAAAGTCAAAGGAGCTACTACGTGCTGCCTTTTTTCTAAATTATGAGTATGCTTGCACCTTCGATTTAAAATCATTTCTTCCTCGCCATAAGACGTGATTTGAACCAAGGGGAGCGTTAGATCATTCTACGTAACTTAGCTTATACCTATCCCCTACAAACTTTCATTCAATTTGAAAAACTAATTGAATTTCACTACTTTTTTTCGTCCCAATCAACGCAAAATCGAGTGATATTCGAGTGGGCTAAGGTCAAGACTATGAATAATTTAGGATGAAGGCGATTTATTAGCCAAAGCCAATGTATCTCCCAAACATACTCTTGTGCAGAAAAGTCAAAATTGAGTTTGTTATTCTCATCCGTCAATATTTTCTCATTCAAATTCATCATCAAAATTCCCCTCAATGACTTTCAAACGAAAAAAGGAAAATAGTACACTATTTTTAGTCCTCAAAAAAACGCCAGAACTATTGAACTCACAATAATTCTGGCGTTTTGTAGTGTCAAACTTGAGATGTATACTCAACCTTTAATCAGATAAAAATTTTATCAACCTCGAATTCCCTACACTTTTTTTCGAATTCATTGGCTGTATTATTCTATTGC harbors:
- a CDS encoding ABC transporter substrate-binding protein, which encodes MKYFFGMRYSLFMCMILCAVVIVSGCTSKTKTDSPDNGDLEPITLKVHFGKDQAFIDAFIKPAEEEFPHITFENVEGSYEELIAAGNSPDILWFWNKGGLKEAAEYELTYDMTELIDKSNFDISRFDPNHLAEWTSASNGELWTLPVMTSRFALLYNKDIFDKFGVDYPDDGMNWEQVIDLAEKVTGERDGTEYQGLYMPKHEAPIFWTVKNFVDPETDEPVWTDNEQIREYFDLYKKAYSIHGNPYIPEHWEEGGWTELFEQGKLAMVAQFFSKPNEDANINWDIATYPEPENGVPSRGWAMGVSSTSEYKEEVMRVFDFWFTDEQILNNTFTKGPLSVPFPHLYEDDRAKEKALEMEGDIWKNRNMEALYSLPVANPPENFSEYDNGAMGAIDGALFELVNEDQLDLNTILREKHEAELVRIEEEKAMK